A stretch of Methanococcus voltae DNA encodes these proteins:
- a CDS encoding helicase HerA domain-containing protein — protein sequence MNQGNDLKEFDDLKILGYTIGETSSYELQMISSEVPEIGEYLSIYDDEGTEILGMVENVIRGNRITNELKEYGAISKLKEFEDEDEIYTISSIKILGDTKNMQIPRRPPKPLNEIYKTPKQTLNKVFANGKLEVGKLISSDIGVSLDVNKLCSRHLAVLAITGQGKSNTISVLLEQFKKLNATVIVFDMHREYLEMESYSIDLKINPIKPKINVYNMHPDSLMNLAGVDPSASIQRSFGRRAILGLNKEHEEVEFNSVEEYINSILNRIEIYADMDEYKNKLDSLITLKMRFEDLLAYKSKITAINYNPISGIKENRINIVDISELDEESTDLIISYFSKEILKDRKKSFWNTKTANPIFIIYEEAHLVIPQNRPTKSKTPISRIAREGRKFGVGICLVSQRPKTLDQEALSQCNNFIISKIIEPKDQRYIQQASESLSEDLITQLPSLNVGEAIVLGPCLKIPALVKMNRFNGVYGGEDVMFDELWSKTENDLSDKTLGKSIFEDEEDEL from the coding sequence ATGAATCAGGGAAACGATTTAAAGGAATTTGATGATTTAAAAATTTTAGGGTATACGATAGGTGAAACGTCTTCTTATGAGTTACAAATGATATCTTCAGAAGTTCCAGAAATAGGGGAATATTTATCAATATATGACGACGAAGGAACTGAAATATTGGGAATGGTTGAAAATGTAATTCGAGGGAATAGAATTACTAATGAATTAAAAGAATATGGTGCAATTTCCAAATTAAAAGAATTTGAAGACGAAGATGAGATATATACGATTTCTTCAATAAAAATTTTGGGAGATACCAAAAATATGCAAATACCGAGACGTCCACCTAAGCCATTAAATGAAATATACAAAACTCCAAAACAAACACTCAATAAAGTATTTGCAAATGGTAAATTAGAAGTTGGAAAATTGATATCATCAGATATAGGTGTATCTTTAGACGTAAATAAATTATGCTCTCGACATTTGGCAGTTTTGGCAATTACTGGGCAGGGTAAATCGAATACGATTTCCGTGTTATTAGAACAGTTTAAAAAATTGAATGCTACGGTAATAGTGTTTGATATGCATAGGGAATATTTAGAAATGGAAAGTTATAGCATCGATTTAAAAATAAACCCGATAAAACCTAAAATAAATGTTTATAATATGCATCCTGATTCACTTATGAATTTAGCAGGTGTAGACCCTTCTGCATCAATTCAAAGGTCTTTCGGTAGACGTGCAATACTTGGATTAAATAAAGAGCACGAAGAAGTTGAATTTAACAGCGTTGAAGAGTATATAAATAGCATATTAAATAGAATAGAAATTTACGCCGATATGGACGAGTATAAAAATAAATTAGATAGTTTAATAACTTTAAAAATGAGATTTGAGGATTTATTAGCGTATAAATCAAAAATTACTGCAATAAATTACAACCCAATTTCGGGAATTAAAGAAAATAGAATTAATATTGTTGATATCAGCGAACTTGATGAAGAGAGTACCGATTTAATAATCTCTTATTTCTCAAAAGAGATATTAAAAGATAGAAAAAAATCATTTTGGAATACAAAAACTGCAAATCCAATATTTATAATATATGAGGAAGCACATTTGGTAATTCCTCAAAATAGGCCGACTAAGTCAAAAACTCCTATTTCAAGAATTGCGAGAGAAGGTAGAAAATTCGGTGTCGGTATTTGTCTTGTCTCTCAACGTCCTAAAACACTTGACCAAGAAGCACTTTCACAGTGCAATAACTTTATAATCTCAAAGATAATAGAACCAAAAGACCAAAGATACATACAACAAGCTTCTGAAAGCTTAAGTGAAGATTTAATCACGCAATTACCTTCATTAAACGTGGGTGAAGCTATTGTATTAGGTCCTTGTCTTAAAATCCCTGCACTTGTAAAAATGAACAGATTTAACGGAGTTTACGGCGGGGAAG